ATACGGCAACGAGCTAGTCGCGGTTGTGCTTGGACTTGGCGTGGATGGTGCCGCACTgggaaacaattttctttttaattggctttctttttaagtttatatttataatattacgtGAATTTTTACTAGATATTATACTAATTTTAGAGTTAAAGGCTGTATGTGCATTCAGATTAAATCTAATATCcttgaatggaaaataaaagaaaaagtagttaaagaaaatatttgagatgATTACTCTTCAAATAGATTTTAAGTggcaaaccaaaaatttggaaGGATGGCTATTCCAAAAAGGCTCGGTTTATTTTCATACCTTTGTTGTATAAAAAGTGAGGTTGGTCTTGGAGTCTCCCTATTTCTTTTTGGCGCTTCCGGTGTGTTTGAAGGAGTTTTCAGGTACAATGTCAGCTTATCATCCTGGCTTTTCCGGCTGAGCGAGTCGATCACAGGGTTGGATTCCTGAAAATTACATCGTCAGTAAACGCAATCGactaaaaagattaaattaccTTTTGAGTATCTTTGGTTGAGCTGTCGGCATCGTCTGGATTATCGATTTGCGTCCTCGAGCGCAATCTTCTCAGCATTCTAGCGTTAACATCAGGCTCGTCGGTGCTCGCATTCAAATTCGATTTCCGCCAGGCTGACTTGTCTTTCAAAGTTATGGCCACTGATGGTTGCTGTGCCtctgtaaaattcaaaattaaattgctacaATTTATCGAACGTCCCCACATATACAGACCTGCTATCGCTTCCATGGCACCGACGACGTCCGTTTTCTCAATGGTAGGTTTCCAGTCGGAGTAGACTCTGCGGTAAGAGCCCGTTTTCTCTTCCGGGAGAGTGTCCAAGATACCCGACCCGTTTCTGTTTTCACCCTCTGCCGACTCGGTTGAAGTTTCGGCTGTGGAGCGGCGATTCATCGCGGGTGGCCGACGCCTCCGCCGCTGCTCTTCGCTCatcttttcttctttctcaCTGTCCATTAGCCACGCCTCGATTTTTTGCCTCCAAGCCCTGTTTTtgggaatattattttttaaaaattgtgcttctaaaaatattggGATATGCAGACAACATACACGAAAACATCAAAAATGCACACATTATTCTAATCTAACGATGATTTGTGCTGCAAATTAGCGCATtctcattttttccaatttagcTGTAcataacaatatttatttacttattttcaCTAATACATTACGTATATACAAGTGCAGTTTATTTCCTCTCCTCCAGCATGCTCTCAACACACGTGATGCCCGAGCGAAAGCAATGAAATGGGATAGATACCTTGCAATGACACACCTTGGTTTACCCTCCACGTCGTCGGTCGGCGTCAAACCACTCGGCAAGACTGGCGGCCGGGCGGGACCTGTGGACGCCGCAGGCTCCACCACGGGCAGCGAGGGGCTGCTCGGTCTCTCACGGTCGCCGCTAAAGTCGGCGCTCAACAGATCCGGCCGCTTTCGTCCACTTCCCCTTGCGCGTCGGGCCCAAGAACGATCTGTGCAAGCccataaatttataacaagCAACGAATCTACCAGTTAAACTGTACCTAAGCTTCCCCATGACTTTCTGTCTTTGAGCGATTCAGCAGCGGCCGATGCTTGCTGGCCTGATGCCCTCAAAAAGTCCATTAAACTGGAGTCGTCCTCTTCGGATGGAACCCTGCTTCTCCTTCTCCTCAATGTGCCGTTTGGTGTCACATCTAGTGAAGCGTAAGccattattcaaaaattaaaacatgccAGAAACGACCAGaaacaaatgaattaaatttatactaAGGTATTTTGTGTATTGAGACCTGGTGAATAGGTTTCTTGGCCAAGGGCATTCTGTGGTGCTTGTCCTAGCTCAGCACTTGGTCCTGAAAAGGAACCAGTCCTTCTTCTGGTAACTGCCGGAGAACTTGTGACAGAGGCATCTTCTTCCGAGAGGCCTTGCGTCGACGTTGAGCCGTTCGGCACTTTTCTCGCCTAttggtttttttcaatttagaaaaaaattatgcaattttttgtatatttacttTATTGCTGTCGTAATAGCTTCTCTTTTGTGTCAAACCAAAGAGAGACTCCTGTAAGCTGCATTCAGAGTCCAGTGCACAGCCAGATTGACTTGAAACTGAGAGAAAATTGcattgttatttaattctcGACAAGCCTCATTCAAACTCACATAGTTGGCGTCTTTTTTCAGCTAGCTGCTCTTCCCTCACTTTTCGTCTGGCGGCGGCCTGTTCGTCTTGAAGTTGTCGCCTGGCGTTGTCTGCAACGGCCTGCTTGAATTTGACGCAAAAAGTGTGTAAAGTTTTGTAACACTCTTCCAATTTGAAGGACGAGTATTCCTCGCAAAAATAGTCGGCAAGTAGTTTTTTCACGCTGTCCAATTCGCACATTAACTCTTTTAGCATTACAACGGCCTTCTCAGCGTACTGAAATTTTGCcaactttaattttcaatctgaTGTATAAGATGCAACTGTTACCTCTATGAACTCCatcattccattttttatttcaatttcagtgCTGGGCAACTCGatttgctttttcaatttttggattcTGGCATCTAAAGCGTTTATATCATTCTGCAACTGCTCCACGGatgttctaaaatttttgggaaataaCAGTGCTAAAACATTTACAGTTTATGTTAAGTTACTTCGTGGATTCCTCTAATACTGTCAGTTGGTCAGGGAACCTCAGAAAGTCTTCGTTCTTCTTTTGCGCTtgctgttgaaaaaaaattttaacctgtCATATAATGTAACTTAAATTCTTTACCATTGCGACAAAGTGCAGCAAATTCATGCCGGGCTTGTTTGCCCTGATATCGGTGAGTTTTTGTAAAGAGGTCAACTTGACTCCAGCAGCGTTTCCGGCATATCCACCCTAGAAATAAGAcgtttatttcatatttctctggatcaattgtttttaaactcaCTGAGTTGAGGAAATTTCCAGCTACCAAAACCATATAAAGAACTTCTTGCAGCGACCTGTGTTCCATCACATCTAAACAGCACCGAGAGtagaaaaaaacacgaatgtaaattattattcttacCTCTTCCTGCGTCAATCATGGCTCCGATGCTGGGCTCCAAGTAATTCATGTTGGTCTTAAACTCCTCCTTCAACAGCATGCTCTCTATTCGCAACTTATAACTAGAAAAGTTTCGCTTAGTTAAATTTGTTCTGTGGTGTATTGCTCTCGGAATTTATTACTTAGGCACTTTGATCAGTCTCAAAAGAAATGCTTCTGCTGTTCCCAGTCTATTTTTATCGCCGTCAAATGAGGTCAGCATCTCCAGCTCGTCCAGCTCTGGCAGCAAGCGCAGAAGGGTTCGCATCCTTTCAGCGCCGATATCGTCAGGTTGCACTTCTTGCACCAGTTTTACAATATCCTCATGCGAGCTACTAgttaaagattaatttttaacagttcgcaagttaaacaatttacttttaccttttaaactgtttcaaaaatatgttGACATTTAAGCTCTTCTTGCCATCCAAAAGAGTTAtctgtgaaattttattaaatattagagCCATCGTGATTGACTTTAAAAGCGCTTAGTTACCTCTGTATTCTCTTTCCTTGGCGTGTCATCCCTGAGGCCTCCCAGTCTTGGAGAGTTTGTTATCGGCATTGGCGCCGTGGTGATTGCCGTAGCTTGCTGGCAAAAGAGCCCTTCCATTTCCGCCCAGTCCAGGTCGGCCATCGGCGAGTGCTTATGACTCTGTGCCACCATCGACCAAATGTTGTTTTTGCCGACAacctacatatttttttactgcatcacgtttgctttcttttgaccaACATTTTCGTTTATAAAAATCACGCATCAGTATATTAagattgacaatttaaaaaaaaaatggcacTGTTCCAGTTtccaaaagataaaataagaataacATGATTCTAACTCGGACGATTGAATTTTGCTGCTCTGCCAATCATCACTGGAGCTTCATAGAAGCAcgaattatgaaattttcaacggTCTAAGAGCATCTAAAACAGTCTAAAGCCATTGAAACTGGATAGAATTATAggcagaaatgaaaattttcagccaaaattatattaacttCATAAAATTTGTCAACCCATGAGCATTTTTGATCTGATTTTTAGAATAACTGACAGGTAGCCAAACAAACCTTGCTATTCGGAATCTTGTTCCAGTTGAAGGTCTTCATTTTGGCCTTGGGCACGGGTGTGTCTTGCTGGGGCAGGCGGATGGCGTCCAGGGAGGCCACCTCTGCTTCGGACAACCCTGGGTGCAGGTGGCCGCCCCTACTTAGAGCAGCTTCATGGGCCGCCgcaatggaaattttcttcTGCGCGGCGCTGGTTGGCGACAGCATAGGTGGCGGTGGGGGCGGGGGAGCGGGTCCCCTGGCCATTGGgggtggaggcggcggtggcggcggcggtccGCCAGCCATCGGTGGCGCAGGAGGCGGCGGGGGTGGTGGAGCCGCCGCTGGCACCGGGGGCAGCACTAGCGGCGATGCGCCGGACTGCTTCCGCTTTCCACCCCCGTCCGCATCCCGGTGGCAGTTGCAGAAGCACGAGCGCTCGCCCCCGGCCTGCAGTTTTGGTTGGCTGCGTGCGTGTGCGCCCAGAAGGCGGCTCGCCTCCTCGCGCGACTCCAGCAGCGTCGCACGATACACCAGGGTCTCGGCCGCGTCCCAAATTATGTCACTTGACGCTTCTTTGGGGTCAACGCTGAGCAGGTGTTGCAGGATGTTGAGGAACGGGATCTCCTGCGGCGTGTCTACAACCTTTAATGACAGGCCGAGTTAGCGCAGGTcacttttatgaaaaattagagATCAACTGGAATTGTCATCTGGTTTTGATACTTTTTTTACTCTTGCTAGAGTAGACAAAATGATCTAATCAGAATAAGATAAGATAGTTGCAAAAACAGGTATCCATATTAGTAAAAtagttagttaaaattaaatcataaatttccGTTTATTATTCATGTATTATATTACTATCAGATGGGAAACTTCCCGTCGCACTgagcagcaaatttaaattcttgtgATGACAATATATGttctaaatataattatatttacacTTACACAGCTATTAGAAAATAGCACGTAGAGAATGAAGTTACAGTGTGTAGAAAACACTTTTTCATTATGTTTTTTGTTAGAAGTTCATAATCGCGTATCACGCCCCAGAAAATAATCACAAAAACTAATCGCGCAGCCCTTAATGTTATGTACCATTTATCAAcagaaaacattattattacaaatttcgGATTTAGAATTCGACAACCCGCTGAGCATCATTGTCGAGCCGGTTGCCTATCTAACCATTTCGTCTGCTGGAAAATCATGCATGGGGGATTTCAACGACTGCAATTACCTGATTTAAGATAACATAGAAAACATCTAGGTGCGAGTTCAGATCCACCGCCGAGCTCAGGGAGCCGTCCGTCCTAGTGGCAGCCTCGTCACCTTCCTTCTGCTCAGAGAAAACATCCAACTGCACCCGCAGCTCCTGACTCAGTTTTGAAGGATTTTCTGATATACTCCTCCtggaatgttttaaaattagatgaaATCAGATACGTTTGTGCAAAAACTCACTGCAAGGTTGAGAGCATTTCATGAAGTTTGAGTCCTGTGAATTCATTGCGGACGCGGATTCTGTCCTTGAGCTGGGTCACTGAGATGATGAGGCAATTGACAAAAGCCAGGAGTGCGATCTGGTACTCGAGGCTGCTAGTCTCCTTCAGTTCTGTCACGATTATCTTGAAGCGGTAGCGTTCATTCTTGTGTGTCTGCGCCGAAACGGAAATTACgcaaatgtttaaaaatcaagttatctaaatgtaatattttttcgattttggtaAACTGAACGAACGCGACAATATGGTTGAACTCAATCGTTTAACAgtagaaataattatgaataatacatattttgctCGGACTTTTAATTATGTACTATGTGTAATATCAAGACTGCGAAGCAGCTACCTCGCGATTTCCTAAGTACAAAGCCAAGTGATAATGGGAGCTATAAAGTAGATTTTccacttattgttagattaattatgtttttttttttcaacattttttgtgcagAAACGAGACTATTTTCTGCGCACTATTATTCGATATCCGATGATTCGTCACAATTGACTGTACttgtaatgttaaaaaatatacacatccttacaaactaaataaaatcagaagtGAGCTGAATCGCTTTTAATGCTGTATGAAGTCGCAGATTTAATTCAGGAAAGGGGGGAGTGCGAAGGAGAATGGATGTAGCCGCATCTTTGCTACAGCGTTGTTGTCTGTGTtgtttatttagaataaatttgcgTTGCATTATAATGAATGCTATTGCAGGCTGTCGTTTTATGATGAAACGCGAGTTTAAGTCCAATTGCCCAAGAGCTTTATTTACGAACCAAAAGGGCATAGATTGAGAAAAATAGCGGGCCGGGCGCGACATTGGCCTCGAACTGCGGCGCCGCGAGTCGGCCGGGGGCGGTCTGGGGGCTTGGGGGTGGCGAGCGGGGCGCCCGGGGGCGCCAGATGGTGCCCCGGCTGCAGCGCAGCACTTTCGCCTGCAATTCAAGTTCAAGTGTGACGTAAGCGGCGCGCGGCCATATGGTCGCGGCCGGTGTTGTGGATTGAGTCAGAGCGGCAGGAATTGGCACACACACCTTATAGAACTCGAGTGCGTCAAGGGCGCGGGCGTAGCCCTCCGGACTGTAGACGCACAGCGCCGACAGCAGCTCGAAGACCTGCTTCTTCACTGTCTCGTTGCTCGTGTCCAGCGCTGAAAGCAAGCACAAGTTCACTGTGTTATTATGGAGTACAATTGCATCTTTTTgcattgtaaatttcaatctCCACTCTCTGTGCTTACAAACGATTTCAGATTGAAATATGCACAGATAACAGTATACTAAAAGTTTGTCATAACGaatattgcaattaaaacgaaataGTCATCTGGTAATCAGTTATTTCTTGATAATTTTGGGTTGGGAATTTCAGATGGTCGACTGTTTGTTTTCTATTCGACTGGTTTACTTCTAGCATGAATTACGCAATTTAAAGACTTTAAAACCAAGCTTAGAACCatcttttgatttcaaaaaccGTTGAAATCTGAATCTTaataaaaacctaaaaaatgcAGGATATAGTATCTGCTTTGTAGGCgctttaaagattttaattacaaatacaatattttccataaaaattaaaaggtgcCGTTTTAAAATCTATTGTTCTAGAAAACGTTAATTCATTTTGAGATTTAACAATTATTCtagccttttttaatttccattgcgatatttccaaaaattgagcttaaaatcacaattttctcgGGTTTgtacttttttcaattatattgaTTGCTGATTTTGCGATCAGATAAACCAATGGCTGAGCTGTAATccgatgaaaatattttgttgcaacaatgtcattttaaggaaaaatatccaaagtATTAATGATCCTCTGTTGACTAATGTTAAGTTGTTGACATCAAAAAACGTCGAAAAATCCCCAATCGTAATAAATAGGCTTCGAAAAAATCttaagttgaaaaatgaaacaacttAAAACCTTGGAAATAAGAATTCGTCCttgtcccggcaaaattgcgtaactttcaacgaccaaacgcgaatttccttgttgcaagaaaaggtccaacaatcaatttgacactgaaaatttgggtgtttgttgagcgttgcgcaattttgccgggaccaggacgaattgcaaccctctgaaaatttgatataatcTGAACGaaaattaagtataaaaaGTCTAAACAATCGTCTTAATTAGCTccaaaaccgtctaaaattgaCACTCCTATTCAACATGCTTTTGACTTCACCagattttttatcataatataGACAGTGGGTGATCAAGatgaaatattacattttcccttgtttaatttaaaagactgGTCGATAGAGACGATTGGTAGTTTTATCACATACAAGAAGTGTACAACAGATATATATGATAAATTATGCATGATATTATAATGGTCACTGCGCGTGTACCCTTTGCAGCGTGAGTtgaattaagaattatttgtagcagcagaaaaaacttacgaattaatttgtttgttatgGAATTGCATATTAAGCCTTCACTAAtgtcacatttaaaattaaacaaagcgAATCGTGAATGTAGCCTATCAGGAAAACGTGAGTGTCACAAGATTGGCTTTTTTGGTTTTGACTAACTATTTGCGGGATTAGTTGATTTTAAGTACTTTAAGTCTGCAGCATTAAAAAACGCTCAAAAGTTACTTTGCCATCAAACAATATGATGGCGTTttctagttttatttaaattaattagaaaatttcgcATTGAAGTTAGTATcactttgtttttctttccttaTGTACAGTTGAATTagtcatcaaaatttaagttttaatattgttttttaaagatatgAAATAAACGTTGGTTTTCGTAAACTGGTTTAACTCTCAattatgctttaaaaaatgatagcCAGAAAAAGTGAAACAAATAGTGGTAAGAAAACAATCTCCTGTGTTCTCATTCTGATTTCTGATTCGCTCCTCGTGTCAGGCCTCCTTAACTTTTGTACTCTACTGCTTactaaaatcattcaattgTCGAATGCGTTTACTCAGTTGCTGAGGGCATTCAATCGTTTTCAACGACCAATAAGAGCAGTTTGTTGTGAAGTGCTGAAACAGCCCATACTGTACGGAGCTATCCTATCGTAATTAAAGCTATCCGgatgaacaattttattgctacaAAATTGATCTAATTCTAAATGTATGCAAATATTTCCCGGATagttcacaaatattttcaagctcTAAAATGATCAAAGTAACGTTTGAAACGTGacaataaaaagtgaaaatggTTGGTCTGTTATTTAAGCGAGGGGCCAGGAAGGAGTGCGCGCAATGCAAGCAATTATTTCGAGTTGATCCCTCGCGCGACTTTGAAATTgagaacattttgtttttgttcgttttaattttgcgcAACATGGATCGAGACAAgctgcataattaaaaaaattaaatatgaaacgcGCGTGCGGCGAATGAAAAGTTACAACGCGCCGCACTCACAACAAGGAACAAGTGAGACCCTTGAAGTGTCTGTCACTCAAGTTAGAACGAGAGTGCGCGGGCAGAGAGGCGAAATTATATGGTTACATCACAATTAGAAGATGACTGTGCACAATTCCTAGCGTGTATAGAGAAAGCTTTCTCCCCGCGATCGCgatttgtttgaatattatttcgGTTCGCTCCCTGCATGCTGAGGTCACGGCTGGCAACCTTGATTTTCGCATCCCATCCGAGGGAAACGTGACCTTTGCCAAACATCTTTTTGACAATAAtaacgccgccgccaccgagaTCGTGGTCGTGACCACTTTTTGCCGGTTGACCATATGGTCGGTAGTTTTTCATTTCGCTCTCGAAATTTGCATAACTTTTGGCCCGCATTCAACGCAAGTGCGCTCTCTCTGCCAATGGGAAAGTTGCACGCGGCTTTTCATTATCATATTGGCCAAATTTGGGTTGCagatcaaatattttcgaCTTGACAACGTTGTTTCGTCTCGTGTGGGATGCGTAACTCGCCAAACTGGCTGCAGCATGCCTCATACAATTTAGACACCTCGTTTGTAATCCAGCGAGACTGTTCCACAACGAACAAAAACACAGACATGCTGGACATTGCGTTTTTAGTTTATCCTGGTAGCGTTCCATCAAGTTCATAGCATGAGTTTggtggatttattttatataaataatgtatgaatgccaaaaattaaaaaaagaaatttcaatatttttttatttaaacgtaCGTCTGTTATGATTAGTTTGGAGATTTTAAGACCGTCAAATAGTTTTCTTCTGTGCTAGTTAGATTTACTTTAAGACGGTAGATGAGGATGAAGCACATAATATTACAACTTTTGAGTCACATTTCAAATTGCCATTTGAGCCCAAAACCGTTTAAATCGCTTTTGAAGCCGGAATACACATTTAATAcgagacatttttttacattttttcttgaatttccaaacTTATAATGgtgtttttcgtgtttttcaataaattgttttcatctgtcgattcgaaaataaaaaaaacctttatttaaaattgagattgaaccatttgttgaaaaaaataattcctaaGCGAAAATTGAGCTtgactttaaaattcattttagaaTCTAAAACTAGGTTAAAATAGGCTACACACCCacttaaaatgtcaaaaagccatctaaaaatttcaacccttGTTATCttggtaaaattacaaaatctaataaaaatgagGACTTTTGGacagaaagaaaattactCCCATGTGGATTGCATGTCGTATAGTTTAGCTGAGCCTGTGTGTAATAAAAACGGTGGTGATTGTGAGTAAATGACCAAAGCAAATCTAGTGCACGCTTctgtttttctcttcttttggTCCCTGGCGCGTCGATCCGGCATTCGTAGAAAAACAGCGCGCCGTGTGTCCATTTACAACGGCATAAATCATTGCTGCGCGCGTGATTTGGCGGCAAAAAGGCAGCAAAGCCGAGAGTGTGTATGTAATAATATGTCCAAAAATGGGCAAATGTGTCACTGAGGGCTTACCCAGAGCCAATTTAGCCGTGTAGTCGCGGTTCTCGACGATGTAATCAAGGCCTATTTGGGAGTCCATGGTCACTGCAGCTGGCGCCGCGCGGCGAGGTCAGAATCGCCGGTTTCACTTTCAGGACGCCGCCGCACAGCCTCTCATAACGGGTGAATCACCTGCGAACATGCATGAAAATCGTCTCATTAATTCGCGATTAACGCATCATCTGTTGAAAAAGCGCCAATTTGACGTGTGCCcttgacaagaaaaaaatctgcgtttttgtcacaattttcctctcaaagcAAATTCAACCATAGGAAacttggcaaaaataaaataatggcgAGGCCCGGGCAGCCGTAACATCAAGCTGTACAATGCGGAAAtgtggaattttattttgtccttttcaaaaatttcgctAATGGCCCCCATCCTAATAAGATCACAGAATTTCGCAATTTATGAACTTTCATAAAGTTTCCTTAAtgtatagttttaaattttgttttctaaaaaGGCCCTTGCAGCATATCTGGACGTTGAACGTTCttacatttttcactttttacagATAGTATGCACAGGTGTTGATCATATACTGTGCTGTCTTTTTAGGACACAGTcgtgttaaataataaatatgtgaAGTTTATATTCTTGGCCTCCTCGCATACATAAAATACACAAGCCGTTTCGAGAACAAAGATTCGACTCACGAGAAACTTATTTCAGCTTTCAAATAACCTTTACGAAAcgctttaatttgattttgtaataaacAAGCTGCTGGACTTGCTAAAAGAATcccgttaaaaataaaaaggaaaatattatatcaatAATTTACAGAAAAGTATCAAGCAAATAtacgaaataatattttttccaagtgAAAGACTTGAGGTGTGATCACGCATGAATAGAGCACACGTTAACAATCTGCTACACTTGGTAGCCGTTTTCCTTCATACAGGCGTGCGGTGTGTTAGCACTCGCTGACCTAAGCAAAGAGTGGATAAGTTGAATCACTTTTCTAGAGACACACTGGGAGTCACTTTGCGGTTTGTAATCGGACGACCCCTGGTTTGCCATTCAGAACCCGATAGCCGCAAGAATGCGAGCATATCAGAAGCGACTAAGCTCACACAAACTCGATTTTTGCCCAGCTATAAGctagtttaaatatttgccaaTGCCTTTCCGTTTCATGATATGCCAATTCATGCAGTTACGTTCTGCTGTAAAATGAGGGTTGAAGatcttcaaaaaattgtttaaaaataatttaaatcataaaaacgaAAGTTTTTCCGGGAAAATTTCATGGTAGTAGTTGTCTATTTTGCGTTAACCCCCGTCGAAAATTAACAGCCCTATAAACACAAGACAGATGGTTCACAATATTAGGGcagtaaataacaaaatgcGAACTTCAGCCTGCATTGTTCGCGGCAAAGATCTATTTCAGGGCTGTCGGAAGGCAACAAACAACGAGTTGTGACAGAGAGTGAAACGGTCACGACGCggaaaagcaatatttccattttcccaGGCGAGTATGTGTGCCACGAAGTGTTGGCCAgtgagagagtgtgtgtgcggtGTGCTGAAATGGCCAGCAGGTCATTCGATCTGCCCGCTCGGGTCCTGGGAACTTGATTGTtgtgttctctctctctctctctctctctctctctctctctctctctctctctctctctctctctctctcgtctctaTTTTATTCACCGATTGAAAAGCGGCGCGCagacataataataataatacgtGTATATCATAGCGCCCAACGAGCtctcgcgcgcgagagagagcgagaaggAAGGAACGCCTGGAGGATCGAAAACCAGATCGGGTCCATTCAGCTGCTGCAGACGCTGCCACGATTGGCCAAGCAACCCACTGCTCTCTCAGAGAAAGAGACAATATTAAACGCGACGGCGACTTATGTCACCAAGGGCGACTAGGCCAGCTAcgaacaacacacacacaccacacgCCCGACCTGATCGGCAGCTAAACAACTGTGTCGCGCGCGGCCGAAAATGCAGCGCACCTGATAAACTCAGCATTTAATATATCTGCTTGAATTCAATTGAAGCAATCCAAGAGAAGCACTCCCGTCGAAGCTATTCACTGTAAAATATGCTAGTCTCCCCCAACAAGGTTTGCCATTTTGTCCCTCTGTTTTCCTCTAAAGccttattttttgaaaaaaaaaaatcatttaaagacCAATTTATTCTTAAGTTTTTCCAAAAAGCCATAAAAAGAAGGCAAATTTATAAGTCTTATGTTGCTGGcgtttaacaaattaaaaca
The nucleotide sequence above comes from Cloeon dipterum chromosome X, ieCloDipt1.1, whole genome shotgun sequence. Encoded proteins:
- the LOC135946924 gene encoding uncharacterized protein LOC135946924 isoform X2, producing the protein MDSQIGLDYIVENRDYTAKLALALDTSNETVKKQVFELLSALCVYSPEGYARALDALEFYKTHKNERYRFKIIVTELKETSSLEYQIALLAFVNCLIISVTQLKDRIRVRNEFTGLKLHEMLSTLQRSISENPSKLSQELRVQLDVFSEQKEGDEAATRTDGSLSSAVDLNSHLDVFYVILNQVVDTPQEIPFLNILQHLLSVDPKEASSDIIWDAAETLVYRATLLESREEASRLLGAHARSQPKLQAGGERSCFCNCHRDADGGGKRKQSGASPLVLPPVPAAAPPPPPPPAPPMAGGPPPPPPPPPPMARGPAPPPPPPPMLSPTSAAQKKISIAAAHEAALSRGGHLHPGLSEAEVASLDAIRLPQQDTPVPKAKMKTFNWNKIPNSKVVGKNNIWSMVAQSHKHSPMADLDWAEMEGLFCQQATAITTAPMPITNSPRLGGLRDDTPRKENTEITLLDGKKSLNVNIFLKQFKSSHEDIVKLVQEVQPDDIGAERMRTLLRLLPELDELEMLTSFDGDKNRLGTAEAFLLRLIKVPNYKLRIESMLLKEEFKTNMNYLEPSIGAMIDAGRDVMEHRSLQEVLYMVLVAGNFLNSGGYAGNAAGVKLTSLQKLTDIRANKPGMNLLHFVAMQAQKKNEDFLRFPDQLTVLEESTKTSVEQLQNDINALDARIQKLKKQIELPSTEIEIKNGMMEFIEYAEKAVVMLKELMCELDSVKKLLADYFCEEYSSFKLEECYKTLHTFCVKFKQAVADNARRQLQDEQAAARRKVREEQLAEKRRQLFSSQSGCALDSECSLQESLFGLTQKRSYYDSNKARKVPNGSTSTQGLSEEDASVTSSPAVTRRRTGSFSGPSAELGQAPQNALGQETYSPDVTPNGTLRRRRSRVPSEEDDSSLMDFLRASGQQASAAAESLKDRKSWGSLDRSWARRARGSGRKRPDLLSADFSGDRERPSSPSLPVVEPAASTGPARPPVLPSGLTPTDDVEGKPRCVIARAWRQKIEAWLMDSEKEEKMSEEQRRRRRPPAMNRRSTAETSTESAEGENRNGSGILDTLPEEKTGSYRRVYSDWKPTIEKTDVVGAMEAIAEAQQPSVAITLKDKSAWRKSNLNASTDEPDVNARMLRRLRSRTQIDNPDDADSSTKDTQKESNPVIDSLSRKSQDDKLTLYLKTPSNTPEAPKRNRETPRPTSLFIQQSAAPSTPSPSTTATSSLPYYETDFSANSVNTSTRYVKKSDLPPVDVLASPLPNRRLMNNGGGSLDRKLLRDSMAEYRIPQSPLMRRKEYPLVEREEAPPCDRLTNMLKHDAEDNELGDGSKFDRFSPARRTTRRPLVRTGTKDSDLGVPKDEPKPEEVIKDVASPILKLEKQKAVESPVSEKTEPSWPSKPVTGINKSLAEMLTKSDEPNKIRRSSSESIKRPTALLSARTTSRAAKPIAEQPKASSLLQRTQSLGRSAAAAPAVKEDKPRLVRQLSRTPSQTLGKVGAEQVERTSSISSLRSSKSSIASNPPSKQPVWVKQDASNTPRRAVKEAPPIREKQEPAPKKTETRFGYTPSSLGGTQIKRSSSMASRPKRGDSISSKENLISPKTVAPPSSTKLTRNRPTSLSFMRPTAASTSKEASQGPGPGEPQSPGVAFGSSRIHRLAMKPVAQAKWT